TGACCACTTGATGGAAAACTCGAAGTCAATTTTGGCAGCTCAGGTAGCATTTTCTTCCAACCTTAGAATGTTGGAATAAATCCGTTGCTTGGATTAGTATTCATTATCAGTTTTACATATCGAATCTCTATCTCTGTTTGCAGGAATCTTTTGAATCAAAGCAAGCAAGCATGTTTATTGCTTTAGATAAGCTGTTTGCTTTGCACAATGCCATGCTGCTTGAATCGAGATTAATTAAATCTTTCTTTGTTTACTGTATATCAATCTTTATCATCTACATGTTCACTAGCACGAAGCAAACATACAAAGTCAGACCCTGGCTATATATCGGTATGTCTActactttttcttctcttttttatgttctctatattattttttttatgggcaTTTACATTGGCATAAAACCAATTCCTATATACAGGACTCTGTGTCACATTCTTGATAGAAGTAGCAATAATGCGGGTTGCAAcaaatgataatattgaagaaaaatcttggaTAATAAATTTGGTCAGGTCATTTTTTGCGCTTACAGCTACAATTCAGATTCTCCATGCAATTTGCACATACAGGTCAGTCAAAATGGAAGCCAATATGATATATCCAGGCATGGAGATTAACTTTCAGATTCAGCATCTAACTGAATGTTCTGTAAATCATGCAGAGACTATGAAGTGCTGAACCATCAGATCCTACTAACGTTAATTGAGAAGATTAATGGCATGGAAAGACACGAGGAGTTGCCTTGGGActtggatagtgagataaacTGGTCTGCATGGATTGATACTGACATATCAGAAGACCCAGACAACTTGGAAGACCCAGATTATATACTTCCAGAAGAAGTTGCAGAAAATTCAATCGTAACTAGTTCAATTACAAGAAAATATGATCTGCGCCGCCGTTGCCGTCAGTGAGAATTTTGTTAGTTTTCGACAATGTTAGTTTAAACACTTACCTGTTTGTTTCTGAGTTTCATACAATTGCCCGTTAaatggagaaatattttttttttgtgaggaTAGTTAAACTAGTGATCAACAGAACTAATAGCTAGTTTCATTTAGGTGGACCTGGTGTGTGGTGTTGGGTTATAATTGAGGGTGTGAAACTAGGGTTACTCCAGAAACTTACATATATCGGTTGACAATTAATAATCACCAGATCCATGCTATTAGCAAGGTTCATCAACATTTTTTTGACAGATACAGTGCAGCCTTTTGTGTAAACTCTTGAATTAGTCGCATTCTACATCCTTTTGTTTCTACTACGGATAAGGTGAAACCATTTTCAAGAACAAATGGCTACAGAAAAGTTTAACTAAACCACAAGCTGTCTAACTTCTATATATAATGATGTGCACATTGACTTTCGAGCTGAGAAGGCCTATTAAACTTGGGATACACTAGTTGGGACCATTTAACTAACCTAAATTAAGTTCCCGAGATATGCTGGATTTATGGGAAAACTACTCTATCTGGAGCAATCTAAGCTCTGTCCCTGTAAACAATATGATCATAATAATGCAAACCTCATTTCTATTCATGCAGTATTCTCTTTAGCtaattaactcaaacaagatgtaTTTGTTTTGGTTGGCAGTAAGAATAGTAAGCATtaagtttgaaatgaaaaaaaaaaagaacaattgTGCTTTCTAACTATGATGTGATCACCAGTAATCCTTACAAGAGCAGGCTCCTTCTCTGAAATGATGGAAGCGATTTGTATCTCTTAAAACAATCACCCTCCCAGTTACTCTTGAAACAATCTTGATCCAGGCATGACAATCTACACAAACACGAAGGTTCTTTGTAATTCTAATCGGCATTCCAATGGAAGTGTGAATTAGTGCAAATACGGTTGCTAGTCGCTCACTATGCGCACAAACCCACAttgcttttatttcttcatttaCATCATGAAGTACCACATCTGTTCTAGGGACATATCCAAATACTTCCATAGCATTCTTCAGTTCATTCCAAACCTTTTTATACTCAGCAGAGTTGCGAAATTCAAAACCTCCACCTGCAACAAAAGTgtgtattctattttttatttgtatccaACTACATCCAACCTCTTTCTTCATTCCCCTTCTTTCCATCATCTCTCGAACCGCCTTGACATTGTCCCACATCCCTGCGTTTGCATAAATGTTTGACAGCATCACATAATTCCCTTGATTGCTAGGTTCAATTTCAAACAATCGTTCCGCAATAAACTGTCCAAGAGAAACTTTGCCATGCAGCCGGCATGAATTTAGTAATGATCCCCAGATGCTGCCACTAGGCCTCATTGGCATTAGTTTCACTACCTCTAGTGCCTCCTTAATGCTTCCAGCTCTACCCAACATATCCACCAAACAAGCATAGTGCTCTACGGTTGGCGACACCCCATAATGCTTTCTCATTTTGTTGAACAATCTTTGTCCCTCTTCAGTAAGCCCTCCATGGCTACAACCCGACAGTAAGGCAATAAAGGTTACTGAGTCAGGTCTAATGCCAGAGTCAACCATCTTATTAAAAATCCCCACTGCATCTTGTATACGCCCATTAATTGCATACCCCATCAGCATGGTATTCCATGATGTCAAATCTTTACTCCACATTCCTTCAAACACTCTCCTGCAATAATCTATTGCGCCACATTTTGCATACATGTCCATAAGTGAGTTTAATATCGGCACATCAGGCTTTCTAGTGGACTTCACAATCTGGGCATGTATTTCTCTACCACTATTGAGTGCAGTCACTAGAGAACAAACTGGTAAAACTGTTGTAAGAGTAACCCAACTGAAGCCAATCTCCTCTCCTTGCATCCTTCTAAAAGCGCCCAGAGACTCGGACACTTGTTCATGGCGAATATAACCAGCAATCAAAGAGTTCCAAGAAACAATATTCCGGTTAGGCATTTCTTCGAATACCCTCAATACCTCGTCCAAACACCCACACTCTGCATATAACCTCAAGAGAGCATTATTCACCACCTGATCTGCTTCTTCGTTACACTTTATGATCTGGGCATGGACCGCTCTACCAGTCGACAACTCCAATAGATCGGTGCATGCCTTCAATGCCATCGAAAATGCAAAATTACCTGGTTGGACTAACCGGGACAACATGCCACGATAGACAAATAAAGCTTCTTTTGAGTACCCATTTCTTGAAAACCCAATAGCCATTGCCACCCAGACCGATTCGGGTACGTTTTCATCTTTAAGACCATCCTGGAAAACCTGGCGGGCCTCATCAATTAGGCCACAAACGGAGTAAAGCGTGATGAACTTGCTCGTTAAGATGGGGTTTTTTAGAAGGTCATGGTTGCCTTTCTCTTTAGAGAGGAGAAGGTGCAAGTATAGTCTTCTGCCATGTTCTAAGGATTTCCTAGAGATACAGGCATGAAGTAGAAGAGAGTAGGACTCAAGATCTGGCTCAGCGGCCGCGGATTCGGaccgtgaagactctataaggcGAAGGGCCTCATCTAGTTTTCCTGATTTAGTAAGAGATCTGAGGTCTGAATTTAGAGGTCTGCTTTGTTTGCGAGTTTTGGGAACTGAAGTGGCTATTATGTTAGTACTGACAGTTAAGTTAGTTGGTAGAGAAACGACGGAAATCATTATCCAGGCCTGTTCGGGTACCTCCTATTCCCTCTTCATTCTTGGAACTTGGGGGGTAACTTGTTATGTAGGGAGGAATGCGGGCAGGAAAATAAAGTAGCAGCCTTGAGACGTGGCCGATAGAGAACTATAGAATCTTGGAGCGTGGTGATGATGGAGTAGTTGATCTTGATCTTTGATCTCCACCTGGTTTTATCGGTATCTTAAAAGGGCCTGTGCATTTCCAAAACTCCGGTTTTTGCTTTGAAAATTCTTGGGATTCTTAAGCACCGACTAATTCTGTATCTCCTGCCCATCAAGgatattggagaaaatattttctgacAGTGTTCTTCCGCCTATGGAGACACCTAGCAGTGGAGAAAATACTTTCTAGAGTAATTCACATGGTAGCTGCgctgagaagaagaagatcctTCCGCAGGAGTGGACTTTGACTTAATTCGGGTGAGTAACAAGTCTCATTGACACAATAATGCAGAAGTCTGTTCATAACTGACAACAAAAAGTTGGCCCATAACGCAAAATGGAATATTACCCGCTGGTCGATTTTGCAAATAGAGCACATCTAACctcaaaacttttaaaatacacACATCATTGAGAGCTAAAAGAAATTACATGGATGATAGCAGAGAGATCTTCACATTGACATGGTATGCGATTTCAAATTACAAGATTATTACAAATTAACAGGTATGTAGCCAAAATCTATGGATTTCTTGACTGCATCCAC
This is a stretch of genomic DNA from Carya illinoinensis cultivar Pawnee chromosome 3, C.illinoinensisPawnee_v1, whole genome shotgun sequence. It encodes these proteins:
- the LOC122302930 gene encoding pentatricopeptide repeat-containing protein At3g14330, with the translated sequence MISVVSLPTNLTVSTNIIATSVPKTRKQSRPLNSDLRSLTKSGKLDEALRLIESSRSESAAAEPDLESYSLLLHACISRKSLEHGRRLYLHLLLSKEKGNHDLLKNPILTSKFITLYSVCGLIDEARQVFQDGLKDENVPESVWVAMAIGFSRNGYSKEALFVYRGMLSRLVQPGNFAFSMALKACTDLLELSTGRAVHAQIIKCNEEADQVVNNALLRLYAECGCLDEVLRVFEEMPNRNIVSWNSLIAGYIRHEQVSESLGAFRRMQGEEIGFSWVTLTTVLPVCSLVTALNSGREIHAQIVKSTRKPDVPILNSLMDMYAKCGAIDYCRRVFEGMWSKDLTSWNTMLMGYAINGRIQDAVGIFNKMVDSGIRPDSVTFIALLSGCSHGGLTEEGQRLFNKMRKHYGVSPTVEHYACLVDMLGRAGSIKEALEVVKLMPMRPSGSIWGSLLNSCRLHGKVSLGQFIAERLFEIEPSNQGNYVMLSNIYANAGMWDNVKAVREMMERRGMKKEVGCSWIQIKNRIHTFVAGGGFEFRNSAEYKKVWNELKNAMEVFGYVPRTDVVLHDVNEEIKAMWVCAHSERLATVFALIHTSIGMPIRITKNLRVCVDCHAWIKIVSRVTGRVIVLRDTNRFHHFREGACSCKDYW